The region TCAAGCACCAGCAGGGGCAGGCGGGAAAGTGGGCGTTTCCGCCTTACCGGACCGGGCTTCTTGTCCGCCCCGGGCAGAACGACTTGGTGGACATCCCTGCCGCGGCGGCAGCGGAACCGACAATGATGACCCTCGACCGCATCACGCTGGTGCCCGACTCGACCGACGCGACGCTGGCGACGGAAGCGACGCTTACTGGCATCGACGCCGACTATTTTCGCCAGCGGATCGACAGCATTTCCGCGGACGAGCGGAGCAAGGGTTGGTTCAACTTCATCGCGCGGTTCTACCGCCGGCTCGAGGAGGTCGAGGCCCCGGTCGTGGTGGACGACGCCGGAATGAACAAGATCACGATCCGGGCGAAATACCGGCTGCCGGGGTTTGTGCGCACCGACGGAGAGCAGGAGTCGGTGGTGACCTACGCGTATGCCATTCGCTCGATCCTCGACCTTCCGGATACGCGGCGGCGGCAATGGCCGTATGCGTTACCAAGCGACAAGTTCGTGCGTCACCGCATCGAAGTGGAGTTGCCCTTCGACATGCCGGCCCAGCAGCAACCCGAACTGGTTCGAACCGAGGGGCTGGAGTTCCGGCTCGAGCGGAGTGTCGTCGGCCGACGCTGGTTGCTTCAGTACGACCTGCGCGTGACCGGGGATTTCGTCGCCGCGGAACACATGGGCCGTTTTTGCGACAGCGTGGAAGGAATCATGGAGTCTCTGGGGATGGCGCTGCAGAAGCCGGCTGCGAAGGCACCGCCGAGTTCGGCGGCGCAGCCTTGAGCCAGGCCTGGTATTCCGCGCTTGCGCGCAGCGGCGCGAATTCCGGGATTGCGCTGAGCGTCTTGTCGATATCCGGTGGGGCGGCGATCCGGCCCCAGCGTTGGACCATGAGGCGGGCGAGGTCGGGCCGCCCCATTGATTGCGCAACTTTGGCGCCGCCCAGATAGGCGATAACCGCGTAGGGAGCGAGATCCACGATGTCCTCATAGAGCGCGTAGGACTGGGCGGGCTGCCCCGCCAGCAGGAGCAGGTTCGCCTTCACGCAACGAAAGGCCACCGGCTCCTGGTGCTGGACGAGAATGTCGTCCACCGCGCGGAGAGCGCCGGCGAAATCCGACGCCCCGGCATAGAGATCAAGGCGGAGAAATGGGTCTGAGGCCGGCGTGGCCCGCAGATCGCCCATCGCGTCGGTCAACGCGCGTTGGCTCCCCCGTCCGGCTGTGGAAAGTTGGATATACTTCCAGATGCGGGTGCGGTGAAAGTCCTCCGGCAACTTCCGCCACAGCGTGTAGGCTTCCTCGATGTCGCCGTCTACGAACTGTTTCATGGCCCCGCGAATCAGCGCGCCGTAGTTGGCCGTGAATGCCGTCAACTCAAGCTCCTCGCTGTCGAGGTCGCTGACCGAGACGCCCTCGATAATGTACAGATGGCGCACGTTCGTCGTGAACGTCATGGCGATGCCGCTGATTTCAATGTCGGAGATGCCGATCTTGCCGTGGGCGGTGCGAACCAGCGTGAGCACGAGGAGCCGCGGGGCGCCGTCTGCATTGAGCAACTGGCACTCCAAGCGCGGACCGTCGTCCGTCCGGATGGGCCGTGCGGCTACAAACATGGAGAATTTGTCGAGCCCGGTGAGCATCCCCTCCAAGGCCGGGAGCACCCCGTGGCGCCACCCCGGCCACGGCTTCCCGTTCCCGGCGACGGGAGACCGGAAGATGCGGTTGACCATCGCGTTCTCGGCCACCCGGTTGATCAAGGCCTGTGCGGGCGCAGCCGGGTAATCATCGGCGAGCGCGACCAGGAACTGGCGGACTTCGGCGGTCGTCACCTCACCCTGGACGGCCGCTTGCGTCGGCAGGGCGAACGCCGAGAACAGCAGGCAGAGGGCGAAGACACGATACGCGATGGATCCGGAGCGGGACGCTTGCACGACGGCAAATGCTCACATTGGCGACGGCAGAGGCAAGCCCGCGGCATCCTCTGCGCGCGCGCCGGTCACCCGGCCGACAGCTCGGGCCACATGGCCTCGAGATCGCGGTCTTCGCGGGCGGCCTGCTTGAAATCAGGATGGAGTTCGCAGGCAACGCGCAGTCGGGCGCGGGCGTCGGCCATTTCGCCGAGGAGACAGTGATAGCACGCGAGATTATAGTGCAGGGTGGCGGACTTGCCGCCGTGGAGCGGCTCCGCCTCAAGCAGGACGGCTTTTGCCTCCTTGATCCGGTTGAGCTCGCGCAAAGCATACGCCCAGTGCAGCCAGGCGACCTCGAGGTCGGGGGTGAGCTGGGCGAGCCGGCGGCCGGTGGTCACGACGGTCTTCCACTGCTTGCGCTCCATGGCGACCTGCAGTCGGGCGAGCAGAAAATCGGGCGTCTCGCGGTCCTCCCCGACGACCGCCGCCAGCTCCCGGGCCGCTTCACGCAAAAGCCCAAGCTCGGCATAGCCACGAGCATAGCGGATCCGGCGGTTGGAGTCGGGAAGCAAAGGGAGTGAAAGTGAAAGTGAGAGTGAAAGTGGATCGCGGCGGCCGAGCTAAGAAGAGGAACGTGGAGGGGAATAGGTAAAATGGGAGAAGAAGGCGAGGTCAGGGAGGCCGCCGGGCGTATGGCGGCGCCACCGTGTGCTCACTCTCACCTTCACTTTCACTTCAATGATTGGCTTCGGGCGCAAAGTCGCTTTGACCGGAGCCCACCCACATGGCGAACGGCACCTTTGGACGTTTCTTTACGCTGACCCGACCCCACCGCTGGCGGATTGCCTTTGGCGTCCTGCTGATCCTCGTGGCCACGCTGCTCACGCTGCCGGCCCCCTGGATCTTCAAGCTCATCATCGATGAGGCGCTGCCGAAGCGTGACCTCCACCAGCTCGGCTGGCTGCTCGCGGCTTTCGCGGCGTTGTTTCTATTGCGCGGCTGGCTGACGATGGTGCGCAACCGGGTCCTGCAGTTCAGCGCGATGCGGATCGTGTGCGACGTGCGCATCCAGCTCTTCGCCCACCTGCAGACGCTCTCGTTGCGCTACTTCGACGCCAACCAGACCGGCAAGGTGACCTCGCGGATCTCGCAGGACACGAACGAAGTCTATCACCTGACGAACGGCTTCCTGATCACGGTGATCGCGGACTCGGTGACGATCGTGGGGGTGCTGGGGTTCCTCTTTTTTATCGACTGGCGGCTGGCGCTGGCGGTGACGCTCGTGATGCCACTGTTTGCGCTGAACTACCTCTACAACCGGCGCCGGATGCGGGAGGAGAGTCGCGTGCACCGCGACAACTGGGACCGCGTGGTGGGGTTTCTGAACGAGCGCGTGGCGGCGGCGCGGGTGGTGAAGTCATTTACCCGGGAGGCGTCGGAGACGACGGCCTTCGCCAGCGGGATCAATGCGGACTACTTCAACTTTTCGCAGATCGTGATGCGCAACACGCGGCTCTCGGTCGTGGCGGATATCCTCGGCTCGCTGGGTGCGCTCATCGTGCTCGGGTATGGTGGATGGCTTGTCCTGCGCGGGGAGATGCAGGTTGGCACGCTGGTCGCGTTCAACGCCTACATCGCGTTCGTTTTCCCGCCGATCGTGCGCTTCGTCGACCTGGCGGCGGTGTTCCAGCGCGCCTCGACCTCCCTGGAAAACATCTGGGCGCTGCTCGACACCAAGCCGGATGTGAGCGACCGGCCGGGCGCCGGCGTGTTGCCGCCGGTGCGGGGCGACGTGGAGTTCCAGAATGTGTGCTTCGACTACGAGCTCGAAATGCCGGGTGCCGGCCGTCCGCGCACGCTCACCGACGTCAGTTTCCTGGCGCCCGCCGGCAAGGTGGTGGCAATCGTCGGGCCGAGCGGGTCCGGCAAGAGCACGATCGTGAACCTGGTGGCGCGTTTCTACGACGTGGCCTCTGGGGGCGTGCGGGTGGACGGGTGCGATGTGCGCGACGTGACGGTGGAGTCGCTGCGCCGGCAAATCGGCATCGTGCTGCAGGAGAACGTGCTGTTTTCCGGCACGCTCGAGGACAATATCAAGTACGGGCGGGCGGATGCGACGCCGGAGCAGGTGCGGGAGGCGACCGAGGCGGCGAATGCGCATGGATTCATTGCCGAGTTGCCGGATGGCTACGCGACGGTGGTGGGCGAGCGCGGGGTGAAGCTTTCGGGTGGTCAGCGGCAGCGCATCGCGATTGCGCGAGCGATCCTGCGCGATCCGCGGATCCTGATCTTTGACGAGGCGACGAGCGCGCTGGACACGCAGTCCGAGCGACTGATCCAGGAGGCAATGGAGCGGCTGATGAAAGGCCGGACGACGTTCGTCATCGCGCATCGGCTTTCCACCATTCAGAAGGCGGACCTGATCCTGGTGATGGAGCAGGGGCGGCTGGCGGAGCACGGCACGCATTCCGAACTGCTCGCCCGCGGCGGCCTCTACGCGAGGCTCCACGCGCTGCAGTTCCAGGACGTGGAGAAAGCGAAGGCTGAAAGAACGAAGGCTGGCTGAGAACAGAAGGCCGAAGGCGGACACGCGATCGCGGCGCGCGCCGGAGCTGGGGGTGGAGCGGCAGTGGGGAAGATCGGACCGATCGTTCGGATCACCTACGTTTTCGGCCGGCAGGAGCCGGCCGAGAACGAGAACGAGGGGGGCTACTTCTGGGCCAGGAGGGTGCGAAGGACCTCGCCGAGTTGGTGCTCGGTGAAGGGTTTGTCGAGGTACGTGGCGACGCCCAGCGAGCGGCACTCCTCGGTTTCCTTTTCCTCCAGCCGGCCGCTGATCACGGCGACTGCCACGTTGGGCAGCATGCGGCGCAGGGCGCGCAGAAACATAAGGCCGTCCATGTGCGGCATATGGAGATCGGTGATGACGGCGCGGATACTATCCCGGTGTTCGGCGGCACGGATGAGCCCATCGGCGCCGTCGGTGGCGGTGATCGGTTTGAAGTTGAGCCGCTGGAGCACGACGCGGGCGGTTTCGCGCATCGCTGGCTCGTCGTCGACGAATAGGATGCTCTCGCCGGTCCCGTGGAAGGCGGCGCCTTCGGGCTGGATCACGGCCGGCGTGGCGCGGGTGTCGAGGGCGGGCAGGTAAACCGTGAAGGCGGAGCCCTTGGCGGGATGGGAGTACACCTGGATGAAACCGCCATGGCCGCGGACGATGCCGAGAACGGTCGAGAGCCCGAGGCCTGTGCCCTTGTCGGGGCCCTTGGTCGTGAAGAATGGATCGAAGATGCGGTCGATGAGCTCCGGCGGGATGCCGGTGCCGGAATCGGTGACCCGGAGGGTCACGAATTCGCCGGGCCGGGCATCGGGCAGCGAACTCGCGAAGGTGGCGTCGACCGTGACCGCCTGCGTCTCGAGCCGCAGCGTGCCGCCGTTGGGCATGGCGTCGCGGGCATTGACGCAGAGATTGAGCAGCACCTGGTGCAACTGGGTGGGGTCGCCCGAGACCGGCGGAAGATCCTGCCCCGCGCGGACCACCAATTGCACGTTCTTGGGAAACGTGCCCTCGATGATCTTCTGCATCTCCCGCAGGAGGCTGCTCGTCTGCACCGGTACGCTGGCGCCTTCGGCTCCGCGGGCGAAGGTGAGGAGCTGGCGCACCATGTCGGCCGCGCGTTTGGCACTGGTCTGCAGGAGGTCGATGAGCCCCGCTTCCGCCGGGTGTTGCATGCGGATCATCTCGATCCCCATCAGGATGGGCGAAAGCGCGTTGTTCAGGTCGTGGGCGACGCCGCCGGCGAGCGTGCCCAGCGATTCCAGTCGCTGCGAGCGGTAGGCCAGTTGCTCCGCCTTCTTGCGCTCGGTCACGTCGCGGACGATCGCGATGAACCGGGGCGCCCCGCCGGCCGGCGTCACGTGCTGCAGGTTCATCTCGACGGGGAACTCATGCCCGTCCTTGTGCCGGTGGTTCCGGCTAAACGTGAGCACGCTTTTCTCGCCGCGGCGGAGCGGTTCGATGGCGCGGCGGACGTCGGCTTCGGACGCGTTGCGCTCGATGTCGGTGAGTTTCATGCCGAGGAGTTCCTCGCGCGTGTAGCCCAGTTGGCGCATGGCGCCGCGGTTGACGAACGTGAAGCGAAGGGTGTCCGGAGCGAAGGCGAAGGCGCCGTCGAGCGTGGCATCGAGCGTGGCGAGCGCCTGGCGAATCTCCGCGGTGCGTTCCTCGACGCGATGCTCGAGTTCGGTGTTGAGCCGGTGCAGTTCCTCCTCGGCCTGCATGCGGGCGGTGATGTCGGTCCGCACGGCGACGAACTGGTACGGACGGCCGTCGGCGCGGTGGAATGGCACGATCGTGGTATCCGTCCAATAATACGAGCCGTCCTTCGCGCGGTTCTTGATCAGGCCCTTCCAGACGCGGCCTTGCAGGATGGTATTCCAAAGGTCGCGGATGAACGTCTTCGGATGGTGGCCCGAGTTGAGCATGCGGTGGTCGCGGCCGAGCAGGGCTTCGCGGGGGTAGCCGGAAATCGTGCAGAACTGGTCGTTCACGAACGTGATCCGGCCCTGTGGGTCGGTGATGGCGACGATCGAGTGCTCGTCCAGGGCGGTGCGGATGTCTTTTGACTCCTGCAGCAGCGCGGCGATCCGGCGCTCGGCCTCGCGCTGGCGGGTGACGTCGTGGAAAACGAGCACCACGCCCAGGGTGTTCTGGGCGGCATCGCGAATGGGCGCGGCGCTGTCGGCGATCGGGTGTTCGGTGCCATCACGCGCGATCAACAGCGTGTGGTTGGCCAGCCCCTGCACCATTCCCGTGGCGAGCACGCGCTCCACCGGGATCCCGGCGGGTTCGCGGGTCTCTTCGTTGATGACGCGGAACACCTCCCCCACGGGCCGGCCCAACGCCTCCGCCATCGGCCAGCCGGTGAGTTGCTCCCCCACCGGGTTCAGGTGCGAGACCCGGCCATTCGTGTCGGTCGCGAGCACGGCGTCGCCGATGGACTGCAGGGTCACGGCGAGCTTCTCCTGGCTCTGCCGGAGTTCGTCCTCGACCCGTTTTCGCTCCGTGATGTCCACGACGAACGTGAGATCTTCGAAGCCGCCTGCCGGCAGGGTGCGGCGGTGGAACGAGAACAGCACCCAGACCACGCTGCCGTCGGCCCGGACGTAGCGTTTGTCCATCGCGTAATGAACGCAGTCGCCGGCGGCCACACTGGACAGGAAGGGGGCCTGGCGGAGCCGATCGTCGGGGTGGGTCAGGCGTTGGAAGATGCCGGGTTCGTCGGCCTGGGCGCGCGTGATGCCGCAGAGCCGGAGGTGGGCCTCGTTGATGACGCGGGATTCGCGGCCGAGCGCGTCGGTGCGCGTCAGGGCGATGCCGATCGGAATCGTCTGGAAGATGAAGGCGATGCGGGCCTGCTCGGTGGCGTTCTCGCGCTCGGCCCGGGCAAGCGCCTCCTGCGCTTGCTTGTAGGTGGTGATGTCACGGGCGCTGGCGTAGCGGTGACGATCGGGTTGGGTCACGTAGCGCCAGGAGAGCCAGTGCCAGGAGCCATCGCGGTGCTGCCAGCGGTTCTCGAACTGGAGAATCTCCCCGCCGACAGCGGTGGGGCGGGCAAATTCGCGCTCCGTCGCCGGGCGATCCTCGGGGTGGATGAACTCAAGGATGGGCCGGGCAAGCAGCTCCGGTTCGGACCAACCAAGCGCGCGGGTGAAAGCCGGGTTTACCCGCCGAAAGAAGCCGTCCGGGGTCGCGAGGCACAACATGTCCGGCGACAGGTTGAACATCTGGTCGCGTTCGAGACTGGCCTGCCGCTCGTGCGCCTGGGATCGCCAGCGGGCTTCGGCGAGGGCGGAGACGGCGGTGCCGGTAAGCACAAAGGCCAGCAAGCCGACCGAGTCGACGACGTCCTTGATGACCGGCGCGCCGACGAGGTGCGGCACCACGAGCCACGCGGCGACGCCGGAGAGTGTGGTGGCGATGACCCCTGGCAGGAAGCCGCCGTAAAGCGCGGCAATGATGACGGCAGGATAGAACGTGACCCATGGCACCCGGCCCCCGAGCGTGTCGAGGGGCCACCAGCGCAGGAGCGTGGCGAGGAGGACGGCGACAAACGCGGTGAGGAGGGGCAGCCGGAGCGGGCGGGAAGCGTCCTTCATGGCGGGGATGGGGGTGGAGGAAGAAATGCGCCGAGGAGCGGTGCCTCTGCACGCCAACGTGCGGCAGCCGGCGCGTTGAACCGGCCTAGATTAGGTGAAGAGCTGACGACGGCAAATCGACTGGCGACGTTTCACGGGCGAAATCGCGGTAATTCCAGCGTCCCGCGCCGGCGATGGCGGGGATTGCCGGCGGGATGGATTCGCCGGGCACCCGGGTGGGCCGCGCGGGTCGGTGGCGGTTCATTTTCATCACCTTGTGAGCAACTCATTTCGGTTCTTCCTCGTTCTCTTCCTGGGCGGGCGGTGCGGGGCGCTCGTCAGCGCCGCGCCAGCGGGCCGCGACGTCGGGCGCCTGTATATGGAGACGTGCAGCGGCTGCCACGGCGCCGACATGCGCGGCGGCAAGGCCCCTTCGCTGCTGGGCAGGGAGTGGAAGCACGGCGGGGACGACGCCGCGTTGGAGCGATCGATCCGGGAAGGTTATCCAGAGAGTGGGATGCCGGCCTTTCGAGAGACGCTGAACCCGGCGGAGGTGCATGGATTGATCGCGCTGATGCGGGAGACGGGAACGCGAACGACGGATCCCCTGGGCGCGTTGGCCGACGGGTTGCCGCTGGAGCCGCAGCGCAGCGAGGAGCACGCCTATCGCTTCGAGACCGTGGTTGAAGGTCTCGAGGTGCCGTGGTCGTTCGTGTTCCTGCCGGACGGGCGGATCCTGGTAACGGAGCGGGCAGGCCGGCTGCGGGTGATCGAGGGCGGGCGGCTCGCGCCTGAGCCGGTGCGCGGCACGCCGCCGGTGGTGGCGCGGCAGGAGTCGGGGCTGATGGCGGTGGCGGTGGACCCGGATTATGCGCGCAATGGCTGGGTGTACCTCACGTTCAGCGATCCCGGCCCGCAGGGGAGCTCGATGAACAAGATCGTGCGGGGGCGGCTGCGCGACGGCGCGTGGATTGACCAGCAGACGGTGTTCGCCCTCGACCCAACGCAATATCCCCGGAGTTATGTCCTCTACGGCGGGCGGCTCGTCTTCCAGGGGGAGTACCTGTTTTTCGGCATCGG is a window of Opitutus sp. ER46 DNA encoding:
- a CDS encoding ABC transporter ATP-binding protein; this translates as MANGTFGRFFTLTRPHRWRIAFGVLLILVATLLTLPAPWIFKLIIDEALPKRDLHQLGWLLAAFAALFLLRGWLTMVRNRVLQFSAMRIVCDVRIQLFAHLQTLSLRYFDANQTGKVTSRISQDTNEVYHLTNGFLITVIADSVTIVGVLGFLFFIDWRLALAVTLVMPLFALNYLYNRRRMREESRVHRDNWDRVVGFLNERVAAARVVKSFTREASETTAFASGINADYFNFSQIVMRNTRLSVVADILGSLGALIVLGYGGWLVLRGEMQVGTLVAFNAYIAFVFPPIVRFVDLAAVFQRASTSLENIWALLDTKPDVSDRPGAGVLPPVRGDVEFQNVCFDYELEMPGAGRPRTLTDVSFLAPAGKVVAIVGPSGSGKSTIVNLVARFYDVASGGVRVDGCDVRDVTVESLRRQIGIVLQENVLFSGTLEDNIKYGRADATPEQVREATEAANAHGFIAELPDGYATVVGERGVKLSGGQRQRIAIARAILRDPRILIFDEATSALDTQSERLIQEAMERLMKGRTTFVIAHRLSTIQKADLILVMEQGRLAEHGTHSELLARGGLYARLHALQFQDVEKAKAERTKAG
- a CDS encoding PAS domain S-box protein, with the protein product MKDASRPLRLPLLTAFVAVLLATLLRWWPLDTLGGRVPWVTFYPAVIIAALYGGFLPGVIATTLSGVAAWLVVPHLVGAPVIKDVVDSVGLLAFVLTGTAVSALAEARWRSQAHERQASLERDQMFNLSPDMLCLATPDGFFRRVNPAFTRALGWSEPELLARPILEFIHPEDRPATEREFARPTAVGGEILQFENRWQHRDGSWHWLSWRYVTQPDRHRYASARDITTYKQAQEALARAERENATEQARIAFIFQTIPIGIALTRTDALGRESRVINEAHLRLCGITRAQADEPGIFQRLTHPDDRLRQAPFLSSVAAGDCVHYAMDKRYVRADGSVVWVLFSFHRRTLPAGGFEDLTFVVDITERKRVEDELRQSQEKLAVTLQSIGDAVLATDTNGRVSHLNPVGEQLTGWPMAEALGRPVGEVFRVINEETREPAGIPVERVLATGMVQGLANHTLLIARDGTEHPIADSAAPIRDAAQNTLGVVLVFHDVTRQREAERRIAALLQESKDIRTALDEHSIVAITDPQGRITFVNDQFCTISGYPREALLGRDHRMLNSGHHPKTFIRDLWNTILQGRVWKGLIKNRAKDGSYYWTDTTIVPFHRADGRPYQFVAVRTDITARMQAEEELHRLNTELEHRVEERTAEIRQALATLDATLDGAFAFAPDTLRFTFVNRGAMRQLGYTREELLGMKLTDIERNASEADVRRAIEPLRRGEKSVLTFSRNHRHKDGHEFPVEMNLQHVTPAGGAPRFIAIVRDVTERKKAEQLAYRSQRLESLGTLAGGVAHDLNNALSPILMGIEMIRMQHPAEAGLIDLLQTSAKRAADMVRQLLTFARGAEGASVPVQTSSLLREMQKIIEGTFPKNVQLVVRAGQDLPPVSGDPTQLHQVLLNLCVNARDAMPNGGTLRLETQAVTVDATFASSLPDARPGEFVTLRVTDSGTGIPPELIDRIFDPFFTTKGPDKGTGLGLSTVLGIVRGHGGFIQVYSHPAKGSAFTVYLPALDTRATPAVIQPEGAAFHGTGESILFVDDEPAMRETARVVLQRLNFKPITATDGADGLIRAAEHRDSIRAVITDLHMPHMDGLMFLRALRRMLPNVAVAVISGRLEEKETEECRSLGVATYLDKPFTEHQLGEVLRTLLAQK
- a CDS encoding PQQ-dependent sugar dehydrogenase, which gives rise to MSNSFRFFLVLFLGGRCGALVSAAPAGRDVGRLYMETCSGCHGADMRGGKAPSLLGREWKHGGDDAALERSIREGYPESGMPAFRETLNPAEVHGLIALMRETGTRTTDPLGALADGLPLEPQRSEEHAYRFETVVEGLEVPWSFVFLPDGRILVTERAGRLRVIEGGRLAPEPVRGTPPVVARQESGLMAVAVDPDYARNGWVYLTFSDPGPQGSSMNKIVRGRLRDGAWIDQQTVFALDPTQYPRSYVLYGGRLVFQGEYLFFGIGERGMEEGTTGKAQDLRSPFGKIHRVYRDGRIPADNPFGRTRDAWPSIWAVGVRNPQGLTIDRATGNLWETEHGPRGGDELNHIRVGRNYGWPLITYGINYDGTPVSDRTAAPGLEQPVINWTPSIAVSAIEFYDGDRFPRWRGQLFVGSLAQQKLLRVVLEGDRVVHREELFRGLGRIRDIKTAPDGSLYVAFERVGKPGRLVRLVAVKEQRRKD